A genomic window from Bdellovibrio sp. SKB1291214 includes:
- a CDS encoding S8 family serine peptidase codes for MSQTISIASTKLPDTGIDYNHPDLKDNLWTNEAELNGQPGVDDDNNGIVDDIYGANFVKAEKPTGNPIDDHGHGSHCSGTIGAKGDDGKGIVGVNWNVRLMGVKFLSADGSGSLEGALKGIDYAVKMGAKILSNSWGGGGYSETLKQAIQRANDAGVLFVAAAGNESNDNDANPTYPATYDIPNVLSVAAIDDSGRLASFSNYGKSKVHVGAPGVNIYSSIKNGGYDSWSGTSMATPHVSGIAGLLAANEPGLTGQQIKERIMATAVPIPGLRGKVRTMGVANAYAALTNTIAPPDVNDPVNWQTVPASASTAHPYASKSNQTFEVRAPGAKQIAIYFAKFDTERDYDKVEIYDSTGKLVQTISGKADDTFSSIIEGDSAKIVFTSDDSVNRYGFDITKIAFR; via the coding sequence TTGAGCCAAACTATATCTATCGCATCAACAAAACTCCCAGATACTGGTATTGACTATAATCATCCAGACCTTAAAGACAATTTGTGGACCAATGAGGCTGAGCTTAATGGTCAACCGGGCGTAGACGATGACAATAACGGTATCGTTGACGATATTTACGGCGCAAACTTTGTTAAAGCTGAAAAGCCAACTGGGAATCCAATTGATGACCATGGCCACGGTTCTCATTGTTCTGGTACTATCGGTGCTAAAGGTGATGATGGTAAAGGTATCGTGGGTGTTAACTGGAATGTTCGCTTGATGGGTGTAAAATTCTTGTCTGCTGACGGTTCTGGTTCTCTTGAGGGTGCTCTTAAAGGTATCGACTATGCGGTTAAAATGGGTGCGAAAATCCTTTCTAACTCTTGGGGTGGCGGTGGCTACTCTGAAACTTTGAAGCAAGCAATTCAAAGAGCTAACGATGCAGGCGTGCTTTTCGTGGCAGCAGCGGGAAATGAATCCAACGATAACGACGCAAACCCAACTTATCCAGCGACGTACGATATTCCAAACGTACTTTCTGTCGCAGCGATCGATGATAGTGGCCGCTTGGCTTCATTCTCGAACTACGGTAAATCTAAAGTTCACGTGGGTGCTCCTGGCGTAAACATCTACTCTTCCATTAAAAATGGTGGTTACGATTCTTGGTCTGGTACCTCAATGGCGACTCCTCATGTTTCTGGTATCGCAGGCCTATTGGCGGCTAACGAGCCAGGATTAACAGGTCAACAAATCAAAGAACGTATCATGGCAACTGCAGTACCAATCCCGGGCTTGCGCGGTAAAGTTCGCACGATGGGTGTTGCTAATGCTTATGCAGCTTTGACAAACACGATTGCTCCTCCAGATGTGAATGATCCCGTTAATTGGCAAACAGTTCCAGCTAGCGCATCTACAGCTCATCCGTATGCAAGCAAATCAAATCAAACATTTGAAGTGCGCGCTCCAGGTGCAAAACAAATCGCAATCTATTTTGCGAAATTCGACACTGAACGCGATTACGACAAAGTTGAAATCTACGATTCAACTGGAAAACTGGTTCAAACGATCTCTGGTAAGGCTGATGATACTTTCTCAAGCATCATTGAAGGTGACTCTGCAAAAATCGTTTTCACTTCAGATGATTCAGTAAACCGTTACGGTTTCGACATCACAAAAATTGCTTTCCGTTAG
- a CDS encoding FHA domain-containing protein: MVTFIEVLNGVNEGSRHQLTDGMTMGRANADIIVKDPKVSSKHAQVALDGKGQLVLLDLDSSNGLYISGRRVKKVALIPGVIFEIGRTQFQVLSVEEEKASSFERLLTWRNIVSTTISQLQIQNSEPPVELQRFSPALRLTFIRGIQADEEIILGYGPRTAGADSLDIELLDVDAPRDAFQLIAGPGQVQLKVLATGRVSLNNKKVSAEMLQDGDMISIGSTQIKVTYL; the protein is encoded by the coding sequence ATGGTCACTTTTATTGAGGTTCTGAACGGTGTAAATGAGGGATCCCGACATCAACTGACGGACGGGATGACTATGGGCAGAGCCAATGCCGACATCATAGTTAAAGACCCGAAGGTTTCCAGCAAGCATGCCCAGGTCGCATTAGATGGCAAGGGGCAGCTGGTTTTATTGGATTTGGATTCTTCGAATGGGTTGTACATATCAGGTCGCCGTGTAAAGAAAGTCGCCTTAATTCCAGGGGTTATCTTTGAGATCGGTCGTACCCAGTTTCAGGTTTTATCCGTTGAAGAGGAAAAGGCGAGCAGTTTCGAACGTCTTCTGACCTGGCGCAACATTGTCAGCACCACAATCTCTCAGCTGCAAATACAAAACTCAGAACCGCCGGTTGAACTGCAAAGATTCTCTCCCGCGCTTCGATTGACCTTTATTCGTGGAATTCAGGCAGATGAGGAAATTATTTTAGGGTACGGCCCAAGAACCGCGGGTGCAGACTCGCTGGATATCGAATTGCTGGATGTGGACGCGCCCCGAGACGCGTTTCAATTAATTGCTGGCCCCGGCCAGGTGCAGTTAAAAGTTTTGGCTACAGGCCGGGTCAGTCTTAATAATAAAAAGGTGTCTGCCGAAATGCTTCAGGATGGTGATATGATTTCCATCGGAAGCACTCAAATCAAAGTCACATACTTGTAG
- a CDS encoding alpha/beta fold hydrolase: METTPKSIGTFESYDGTSIYYETHGQGEPLVLIYGIACPINHWHYQIEYFSRNYQVIAFDLRGHHKSTPIADMSQLTLEALCKDIAGLLEHLNIKSAHFAGHSFGAPILLNLYSMHPEIIRSMTFINGFARNPIKGMFGLEVIEPFFYFVKGQYENQPDLWNTLWKVAIDNPLAMYAAALAGGFNLRVTHFKDIEVYCRGVARMNLKVFIAFFEELMKFDGEPILEKIEVPVLVISGEKDAVTPIRFQYHLKEKIKNSEFVLVPYGSHCTQLDFPDYTNLKIEKFLQQGVRED; the protein is encoded by the coding sequence ATGGAAACGACGCCAAAAAGCATCGGTACATTTGAAAGCTATGATGGCACTTCCATCTATTACGAAACTCACGGACAAGGTGAGCCGTTAGTTTTAATTTACGGAATCGCATGTCCAATCAATCACTGGCACTATCAAATCGAATATTTTTCGCGCAATTATCAAGTGATTGCTTTTGATTTACGCGGTCACCACAAAAGCACTCCGATTGCGGACATGAGTCAGCTGACCTTAGAAGCTCTTTGCAAAGACATCGCAGGCTTGCTTGAGCACTTAAATATTAAAAGCGCTCACTTCGCGGGTCACAGTTTTGGCGCTCCCATTTTATTGAATCTATATTCAATGCATCCGGAAATTATTCGCTCGATGACTTTTATTAACGGATTTGCTCGCAATCCTATTAAGGGGATGTTTGGCTTAGAAGTTATTGAACCTTTTTTCTATTTCGTGAAAGGGCAGTACGAAAATCAGCCTGACTTGTGGAATACTCTGTGGAAAGTGGCGATTGATAATCCTTTGGCGATGTACGCTGCCGCTTTAGCGGGGGGATTTAATTTACGGGTCACTCATTTCAAAGACATTGAAGTGTATTGCCGGGGCGTTGCCCGTATGAACCTTAAGGTATTTATTGCCTTTTTTGAAGAGCTAATGAAATTTGATGGCGAGCCGATCTTAGAAAAAATCGAAGTTCCGGTGCTTGTTATCTCTGGAGAAAAAGACGCCGTCACTCCGATTCGATTTCAGTATCATTTAAAAGAAAAAATTAAAAACTCGGAGTTCGTTTTGGTGCCATATGGCTCTCACTGTACTCAATTAGACTTCCCAGATTATACAAATCTTAAAATCGAAAAGTTTTTACAGCAGGGTGTGCGCGAAGACTAA
- a CDS encoding DUF4383 domain-containing protein: MQPELERNRSNPRYKKDAPTTLRGKLREEFDIQSETIKKGQLQGVLERKTYAQETSVFVGTALVVVGFIGFVVDNLLGMHLSHSHNLIHLISGILLAWFGFKNEQRAKKCSLIFGSFYAVLGVLGFIVGTPGMPNVGHLVRDDSLWMISPDKLELGSRDHVIHLVIAAALIGGALIKFRRIRREDI; this comes from the coding sequence ATGCAACCCGAATTGGAGCGCAATAGATCGAATCCCCGCTATAAAAAGGATGCACCGACAACTCTTCGAGGAAAACTTAGAGAAGAATTCGATATTCAAAGCGAGACCATAAAAAAAGGCCAGCTTCAAGGAGTTTTGGAACGTAAAACATACGCGCAAGAGACTAGCGTGTTCGTTGGTACCGCTCTTGTTGTTGTCGGTTTTATTGGTTTCGTTGTCGATAACTTGTTGGGCATGCACCTTTCACACTCTCACAATCTGATTCATCTTATTAGTGGCATTCTTTTGGCGTGGTTTGGATTTAAAAATGAACAGCGAGCTAAGAAGTGTTCGCTCATTTTCGGATCCTTTTATGCAGTTCTTGGCGTATTAGGATTTATCGTAGGTACACCCGGAATGCCGAACGTGGGACACTTGGTTCGAGACGATTCTTTGTGGATGATTTCGCCCGACAAACTGGAATTAGGATCCAGGGACCACGTTATCCATTTGGTTATCGCAGCAGCATTAATTGGTGGAGCCTTGATCAAGTTTCGCAGGATCCGTCGCGAAGACATTTAG